The Pelobacter seleniigenes DSM 18267 genomic sequence AAACTGCCGATTATTGAAATCACCCCGGCAACCTCAGATCCAGTGCGTGAAGGGCTGCAGGGGATTCGCTTTTCGCAGATTACTCCGGTCGGTGAAGCGGACCTGATCCGCGGCATCGTTCCGGTCCAGTCGAACTGGAACGCAAAAGACATCGTCGGGGTCGTGGTGGTGAATTACTACGTGCCCTACTCCCTGATCAATAAAATGAAGGAGATTGCCTCTTCGGTCGACCAGTACAAACTGACCAAGTCCATAAAAGGACAGATCCAGAAGAGCTATGTCATCGTCCTGTTACTTATTTCCCTGATCATTATCTTCCTGGCAACCTGGTTCGGCTTTCACCTGGCCAGAGGCATTACAGTTCCCATCCAGGAGCTCGCGTCCGCAACAACCCGGGTCGCTGCCGGGGACCTGGATATCCAATTGGAAACCCGCAGTACCGATGAGATCGGGACACTGGTCAAAGCCTTCAACAAGATGACCGCGGACCTGCGTCAGGGGCGACAGGAAATCAATTCGGCCAACCTTGAACTGCAAACCTCCAACCTGGAATTGGACAGTCGGCGCAATTACATGGAGATCGTCCTTGCCAATGTGACCGCAGGGGTTATCTCCATCGATCGGACCGGGCGCCTGACGACCATCAACAAATCGGCCGAAGACCTTCTCCACTTCAAAGCGGACGAGGTTCTCGGCAAAGATTTCCGGGAAGTCATTCCGGAAACCTATCTGCCGAAAATCATGGAATTGCTCAAGGAGTTGTTTTATTCGGAAAAGGGGACCGTTCGCCAGCAGATGACCATTCCCATTGGTAACGATAAATACACACTGATGGTCAATCTCACAACCCTGCGTGATAACCACAATCATTTTCTGGGAACAGTTGTTGTTTTTGACGATTTAACCCAGCTATACAAAGCCCAAAGAATGGCGGCATGGCGGGAAGTGGCCAGGAGAATTGCCCATGAAATCAAGAACCCGCTCACCCCGATTCAACTTTCCGCTCAACGGCTGAGACGACGGTATCTCGATCGTTTTGATGAGGATGACCATGTTTTCGACGAATGTACCAGAATGATCAGCAATCAAGTTGATGAGCTGAAAAATCTGGTCAATGAGTTTTCCAGCTTCGCCCGTATGCCGGCCACCAAACCAACAGAGAACAACCTGAATGACGTTATTGACGAGTGCCTCAGCCTCTACAAGCAGGCACATAAGAATATTGATTTTCAGCGCTCTATCGACCCCAACCTGCCGGTAACAAGGTTCGACCGGGAACAGATCAAAAGAGTCCTTATCAATCTGCTGGAAAACGCGGTTGCGGCCATCACCACCACCGGAACGATAAAACTCGAATCAGACTATAATCAGGAGTTGCAGATCATTACGCTGTCTGTTGCAGATACCGGCTGCGGTATCCCTGCTGAAGACAAGGCCCGGCTGTTCGAACCCTACTTTTCTACAAAAAAAACCGGGACCGGACTGGGACTGGCTATCGTGTCTACGATCATCGCCGATCATAACGGCTATATCCGGGTCAGGGACAACAAGCCCCAGGGTTCTATTTTCATCATTGAGCTTCCGGCGACGACAGCTTGAATTAAGTATTTGAAAGGCTATTGATATGAAAAACATCCTTATTGTCGATGACGAAGACAGCATACGCCAAAGCCTGGAAGGGATTTTAAACGACGAGGGCTTTCGCACCGCCTTTGCAGCTACCGGAGAAGAGTGCCTTGACAAGATCCAGACAGAAGACCCTGATGTTGTTCTCCTGGACATCTGGATGCCGGGAATCGATGGCCTGGAAACATTGAAACGGATCAAGCAGGTACGCCCCAATCAGCTGGTTATCATGATGAGTGGGCATGGCACCATAGAAACTGCAGTCAAAGCCACCCGGCTGGGAGCCTTCGATTTCATCGAAAAACCGCTCTCCCTGGAAAAGGTTCTATTGTCCATTCAGAACGGTATGAAGATCGGTCAATTGGTTGCAGAA encodes the following:
- a CDS encoding sensor histidine kinase, whose translation is MVKDHSNNQNSARRKKREWALILFAAFLLIVFPQLEGHLYELTSQLPISNSIIALAVINLNILLVLLFLFLIFRNLFKLLLERRRGVPGSKLRSKLVGAFIALSLVPTMLLFFVSAGFISSSIDNWFNNQVEKALDESLDVAQTYYRNSETNALYYADQLSSRIKEGKLLNEENLPQLRQLIKEKQEEYNLGIVEVFSATHEELVRVANPKLPIIEITPATSDPVREGLQGIRFSQITPVGEADLIRGIVPVQSNWNAKDIVGVVVVNYYVPYSLINKMKEIASSVDQYKLTKSIKGQIQKSYVIVLLLISLIIIFLATWFGFHLARGITVPIQELASATTRVAAGDLDIQLETRSTDEIGTLVKAFNKMTADLRQGRQEINSANLELQTSNLELDSRRNYMEIVLANVTAGVISIDRTGRLTTINKSAEDLLHFKADEVLGKDFREVIPETYLPKIMELLKELFYSEKGTVRQQMTIPIGNDKYTLMVNLTTLRDNHNHFLGTVVVFDDLTQLYKAQRMAAWREVARRIAHEIKNPLTPIQLSAQRLRRRYLDRFDEDDHVFDECTRMISNQVDELKNLVNEFSSFARMPATKPTENNLNDVIDECLSLYKQAHKNIDFQRSIDPNLPVTRFDREQIKRVLINLLENAVAAITTTGTIKLESDYNQELQIITLSVADTGCGIPAEDKARLFEPYFSTKKTGTGLGLAIVSTIIADHNGYIRVRDNKPQGSIFIIELPATTA